Proteins encoded within one genomic window of Malus sylvestris isolate BBL-3571246 chloroplast, complete genome:
- the atpE gene encoding ATP synthase CF1 epsilon subunit: MTLNLCVLTPNRIVWDSEVKEIILSTNSGQIGVLPNHAPIATAVDIGILRIRLNDQWLTMALMGGFARIGNNEITVLVNDAEKGSDIDPQEAQQTLETAEANLRKAEGKRQTIEANLALRRARTRVEAINVMS, encoded by the coding sequence ATGACCTTAAATCTTTGTGTACTGACCCCGAATCGAATTGTTTGGGATTCGGAAGTGAAAGAAATTATTTTATCTACTAATAGTGGACAAATTGGCGTATTACCCAATCATGCGCCTATTGCCACAGCTGTAGATATCGGTATTTTGAGAATACGCCTTAACGACCAATGGTTAACGATGGCTCTAATGGGTGGTTTTGCTAGAATAGGCAATAATGAGATCACGGTTTTAGTAAATGATGCAGAGAAGGGTAGTGACATTGATCCACAAGAAGCTCAACAAACTCTTGAAACAGCGGAAGCTAATTTGAGGAAAGCTGAAGGCAAGAGACAAACAATTGAGGCAAATTTAGCTCTCAGACGAGCTAGGACACGAGTAGAGGCTATTAATGTGATGTCGTAA
- the ndhK gene encoding NADH-plastoquinone oxidoreductase subunit K gives MTSIIEFPLLDRTTQNSVISTTSSDLSNWSRLSSLWPLLYGTSCCFIEFASLIGSRFDFDRYGLVPRSSPRQADLILTAGTVTMKMAPSLVRLYEQMPEPKYVIAMGACTITGGMFSTDSYSTVRGVDKLIPVDVYLPGCPPKPEAVIDAITKLRKKISREIYEDRIRSQQENRCFTTSHKFRVGRSTHTGNYDQGLLYQPPSTSEIPPEIFFKYKSSVASPELVN, from the coding sequence ATGACTTCCATTATTGAATTTCCTTTACTTGATCGAACAACCCAAAATTCAGTTATTTCAACTACATCAAGTGATCTTTCAAATTGGTCAAGACTCTCCAGTTTATGGCCGCTTCTCTATGGTACCAGTTGTTGCTTCATTGAATTTGCTTCATTAATAGGCTCACGATTCGACTTTGATCGTTATGGACTGGTACCACGATCCAGTCCTAGACAGGCAGACCTAATTTTAACAGCAGGCACAGTAACAATGAAAATGGCTCCTTCTTTAGTAAGATTATATGAACAAATGCCTGAACCAAAATATGTTATTGCTATGGGAGCATGCACAATTACAGGGGGGATGTTCAGTACCGATTCTTATAGTACTGTTCGGGGAGTTGATAAGCTAATTCCTGTGGATGTCTATTTGCCGGGCTGTCCACCTAAACCGGAGGCCGTTATAGATGCTATAACAAAACTTCGTAAGAAAATTTCTCGAGAAATCTATGAAGATCGAATTAGATCTCAACAGGAAAATCGGTGTTTTACTACCAGCCATAAGTTTCGTGTTGGACGCAGTACTCATACTGGAAATTATGATCAAGGATTACTCTATCAACCACCGTCTACTTCAGAGATCCCTCCTGAAATATTTTTCAAATATAAAAGTTCAGTAGCTTCCCCCGAATTAGTGAATTAG
- the rbcL gene encoding ribulose-1,5-bisphosphate carboxylase/oxygenase large subunit — MSPQTETKASVGFKAGVKDYKLTYYTPDYETKDTDILAAFRVTPQPGVPPEEAGAAVAAESSTGTWTTVWTDGLTSLDRYKGRCYHIEPVAGEESQFIAYVAYPLDLFEEGSVTNMFTSIVGNVFGFKALRALRLEDLRIPVAYVKTFQGPPHGIQVERDKLNKYGRPLLGCTIKPKLGLSAKNYGRAVYECLRGGLDFTKDDENVNSQPFMRWRDRFLFCAEAIYKAQAETGEIKGHYLNATAGTCEDMMKRAVFARELGVPIVMHDYLTGGFTANTTLAHYCRDNGLLLHIHRAMHAVIDRQKNHGMHFRVLAKALRMSGGDHIHAGTVVGKLEGEREITLGFVDLLRDDFVEKDRSRGIYFTQDWVSLPGVLPVASGGIHVWHMPALTEIFGDDSVLQFGGGTLGHPWGNAPGAVANRVALEACVQARNEGRDLAREGNEIIREASKWSPELAAACEIWKEIKFEFEAMDTL, encoded by the coding sequence ATGTCACCACAAACAGAGACTAAAGCAAGTGTTGGATTCAAAGCTGGTGTTAAAGATTATAAATTGACTTATTATACTCCTGACTATGAAACCAAAGATACTGATATTTTGGCAGCATTTCGAGTAACTCCTCAACCTGGAGTTCCACCTGAGGAAGCAGGGGCCGCGGTAGCTGCTGAATCTTCTACTGGTACATGGACAACTGTATGGACTGACGGTCTTACCAGTCTTGATCGTTACAAAGGTCGATGCTACCACATCGAGCCTGTTGCTGGAGAAGAAAGTCAATTTATTGCTTATGTAGCTTACCCCTTAGACCTTTTTGAAGAAGGTTCTGTTACTAACATGTTTACTTCCATTGTAGGTAATGTGTTTGGGTTCAAGGCCCTGCGCGCTCTACGTCTGGAGGATTTGCGAATCCCTGTTGCTTATGTTAAAACTTTCCAGGGCCCGCCTCATGGTATCCAAGTTGAGAGAGATAAATTGAACAAGTATGGCCGCCCTCTATTGGGATGTACTATAAAACCAAAATTGGGGTTATCCGCTAAGAATTACGGTAGAGCAGTTTATGAATGTCTACGCGGTGGACTTGATTTTACCAAAGATGATGAGAATGTTAATTCCCAACCATTTATGCGTTGGAGAGACCGTTTCTTATTTTGTGCCGAAGCAATTTATAAAGCACAGGCTGAAACAGGTGAAATCAAAGGGCATTACTTAAACGCTACTGCAGGTACATGCGAAGATATGATGAAAAGAGCTGTATTTGCCAGAGAATTGGGGGTTCCAATCGTAATGCATGATTACTTAACAGGGGGATTCACTGCAAATACTACCTTGGCTCATTATTGCCGAGATAATGGTCTACTTCTTCACATCCACCGTGCAATGCATGCAGTTATCGATAGACAGAAGAATCATGGTATGCACTTTCGTGTACTAGCTAAAGCGTTACGTATGTCTGGTGGAGATCATATACACGCTGGTACCGTAGTAGGTAAACTTGAGGGGGAAAGAGAGATTACTTTAGGCTTTGTTGATTTACTACGTGATGATTTTGTTGAAAAAGATCGAAGCCGCGGTATTTATTTCACTCAAGATTGGGTCTCTCTGCCAGGTGTTTTGCCTGTGGCTTCAGGGGGTATTCACGTTTGGCATATGCCTGCTCTGACCGAGATCTTTGGAGATGATTCTGTACTACAATTTGGTGGCGGAACTTTAGGACACCCTTGGGGAAATGCACCTGGTGCCGTAGCTAATCGAGTAGCTCTAGAAGCATGTGTACAAGCTCGTAATGAGGGACGTGATCTTGCTCGTGAGGGTAATGAAATTATTCGTGAGGCTAGTAAATGGAGTCCTGAACTAGCTGCTGCTTGTGAAATATGGAAGGAGATCAAATTCGAATTCGAAGCAATGGATACTTTGTAA
- the accD gene encoding acetyl-CoA carboxylase carboxyltransferase beta subunit, whose amino-acid sequence MTIHLLYFHVNEGQESSMEKWRFDSMLFNGELEYRCRLSKSMDSLGPFENTSVSEDPILNDMDKDIFNFSDKSNYSNVDHLVGDRYIRNFISDDTFFVRDSNRDSYSIYFDIENTNFEIDNNRSFLSELKSSFYSYQTSSYMNNAPQSDDTRHDRYMYDTNSHYSWNNHINSCIDSYLGSQICIDSYILSNSNNYSDSYIYSYICGESVNSNKSESSSIKTSTDDSDFSISSNNLNVTQKYRHLWIQCENCYGLNYKKFLKSKMNICEQCGCHLKMSSFDRIELSIDPGTWDPMNEDMVSLDPIEFHSEEEPYKDRIDSYQKNTGLTEAVQTGTGQLNGIPVAIGVMDFQFMGGSMGSVVGEKITRLAEYATNQFLPLILVCASGGARMQEGSLSLMQMAKISSALYDYQLNKKLFYVAILTSPTTGGVTASFGMLGDIIIAEPNAYIAFAGKRVIEQTLNKTVPEDSQVAEYLFHKGLFDPIVPRNPLKGVLSELFRLHAFFPLNEN is encoded by the coding sequence ATGACTATTCATCTATTGTATTTTCATGTAAATGAGGGGCAAGAAAGTTCTATGGAAAAATGGCGGTTCGATTCGATGTTGTTTAACGGGGAGTTAGAATACAGGTGTAGGCTAAGTAAATCAATGGACAGTCTTGGTCCTTTTGAAAATACCAGTGTAAGTGAAGATCCAATTTTAAATGATATGGATAAAGACATTTTTAATTTTAGCGACAAGTCTAATTACAGTAATGTTGATCATTTAGTCGGCGACAGATACATTCGGAATTTCATATCTGATGACACTTTTTTCGTTAGGGATAGTAATAGGGACAGTTATTCCATATATTTTGATATTGAAAATACAAATTTTGAGATTGACAACAACCGTTCTTTTCTAAGTGAACTAAAAAGTTCTTTTTATAGTTATCAGACTTCTAGTTATATGAATAATGCACCCCAAAGTGACGATACTCGCCACGATCGTTACATGTATGATACTAATTCTCATTATAGTTGGAATAATCACATTAATAGTTGTATTGACAGTTATCTTGGTTCTCAAATTTGTATTGATAGTTATATTTTAAGCAACAGTAACAATTACAGTGACAGCTACATTTATAGTTACATTTGTGGCGAAAGCGTAAATAGTAATAAAAGCGAGAGTTCCAGTATAAAAACTAGCACAGATGATAGTGATTTTAGTATAAGTTCTAATAATTTAAATGTAACTCAAAAATACAGGCATTTGTGGATTCAATGCGAAAATTGTTATGGATTAAATTATAAGAAATTTTTAAAATCAAAAATGAATATTTGTGAACAATGTGGATGTCATTTGAAAATGAGTAGTTTTGATAGAATCGAACTTTCGATTGATCCCGGTACTTGGGATCCTATGAACGAAGACATGGTCTCTCTGGATCCCATTGAATTTCATTCGGAGGAGGAACCTTATAAAGATCGTATTGATTCTTATCAAAAAAATACAGGATTAACTGAGGCTGTTCAAACAGGCACAGGTCAACTAAATGGTATTCCCGTAGCAATTGGTGTTATGGATTTTCAGTTTATGGGTGGTAGTATGGGATCTGTAGTGGGCGAAAAAATCACACGTTTGGCCGAGTATGCTACCAATCAATTTTTACCTCTTATTCTAGTGTGTGCTTCCGGAGGAGCACGCATGCAAGAAGGAAGCTTGAGCTTGATGCAAATGGCTAAAATATCTTCCGCTTTATATGATTATCAATTAAATAAAAAGTTATTTTATGTAGCAATCCTTACATCCCCTACCACAGGCGGGGTGACGGCTAGTTTTGGTATGTTGGGAGATATCATTATTGCCGAACCCAATGCTTATATTGCATTTGCAGGTAAAAGAGTAATTGAACAAACATTGAATAAGACAGTACCTGAGGATTCACAAGTGGCTGAATATTTATTCCATAAGGGCTTATTCGATCCAATCGTACCACGTAATCCTTTAAAGGGCGTTCTGAGTGAGTTATTTCGGCTACATGCTTTCTTTCCTTTGAATGAAAA
- the ndhC gene encoding NADH-plastoquinone oxidoreductase subunit 3 translates to MFLLYEYDFFWAFLIVSSVIPILAFLISGVLAPISKGPEKLSSYESGIEPMGDAWLQFRIRYYMFALVFVVFDVETVFLYPWAMSFDVLGVSVFIEALIFVLILIVGSIYAWRKGALEWS, encoded by the coding sequence ATGTTTCTGCTTTACGAATATGATTTTTTCTGGGCATTTCTGATAGTATCAAGTGTTATTCCTATTTTGGCATTTCTAATTTCCGGAGTTTTAGCCCCGATTAGCAAAGGACCAGAAAAACTTTCGAGTTATGAATCGGGAATAGAACCAATGGGGGATGCTTGGTTACAATTTAGAATCCGTTATTATATGTTTGCTCTAGTTTTTGTTGTTTTTGATGTTGAAACGGTTTTTCTTTATCCATGGGCAATGAGTTTCGATGTATTGGGAGTATCCGTATTTATAGAAGCTTTAATTTTCGTGCTTATCCTAATTGTTGGTTCAATTTATGCATGGCGAAAAGGAGCATTGGAATGGTCTTAG
- the atpB gene encoding ATP synthase CF1 beta subunit — MRINPTTSGPGVPALEKKNLGRIAQIIGPVLDVAFPPGKMPNIYNALVVRGRDAVGQQINVTCEVQQLLGNNRVRAVAMSATEGLKRGMEVIDTGAPLSVPVGGATLGRIFNVLGEPVDNLGPVDTRTTSPIHRSAPAFIQLDTKLSIFETGIKVVDLLAPYRRGGKIGLFGGAGVGKTVLIMELINNIAKAHGGVSVFGGVGERTREGNDLYMEMKESGVINEQNIAESKVALVYGQMNEPPGARMRVGLTALTMAEYFRDVNEQDVLLFIDNIFRFVQAGSEVSALLGRMPSAVGYQPTLSTEMGTLQERITSTKEGSITSIQAVYVPADDLTDPAPATTFAHLDATTVLSRGLAAKGIYPAVDPLDSTSTMLQPRIVGEEHYETAQRVKETLQRYKELQDIIAILGLDELSEDDRLTVARARKIERFLSQPFFVAEVFTGSPGKYVGLAETIRGFKLILSGELDGLPEQAFYLVGNIDEATAKATTLGT; from the coding sequence ATGAGAATAAATCCTACTACTTCTGGTCCTGGGGTTCCTGCACTTGAAAAAAAAAACTTGGGGCGTATCGCTCAAATCATTGGTCCGGTACTGGATGTAGCTTTTCCACCGGGCAAGATGCCTAATATTTACAACGCTCTGGTAGTTAGGGGTCGAGATGCTGTTGGTCAACAAATTAATGTGACTTGTGAAGTACAGCAATTATTAGGAAATAATCGAGTTAGAGCTGTAGCTATGAGTGCTACAGAGGGTCTAAAGAGAGGAATGGAAGTGATTGACACCGGAGCTCCTCTAAGTGTTCCAGTCGGCGGAGCGACTCTAGGACGAATTTTCAACGTGCTTGGAGAGCCGGTTGATAATTTAGGTCCTGTAGATACTCGCACAACATCTCCTATTCATAGATCTGCGCCTGCCTTTATACAGTTAGATACAAAATTATCTATTTTTGAAACAGGAATTAAAGTAGTAGACCTTTTAGCCCCTTATCGTCGTGGAGGAAAAATAGGACTATTCGGAGGAGCTGGAGTGGGTAAAACAGTACTCATTATGGAATTGATCAACAACATTGCCAAAGCTCATGGGGGTGTATCCGTATTTGGCGGAGTAGGTGAACGTACTCGTGAAGGAAATGATCTTTACATGGAAATGAAAGAATCTGGAGTAATTAATGAACAAAATATTGCAGAATCAAAAGTAGCTCTAGTCTACGGTCAGATGAATGAACCGCCAGGAGCTCGTATGAGAGTAGGTTTAACCGCCCTAACTATGGCGGAATATTTCCGAGATGTTAATGAACAAGACGTACTTCTATTTATCGACAATATCTTCCGTTTTGTCCAAGCAGGATCCGAAGTATCCGCTTTATTGGGTAGAATGCCTTCCGCTGTGGGTTATCAACCCACCCTTAGTACTGAAATGGGTACTTTACAAGAAAGAATTACTTCTACCAAAGAGGGGTCTATAACTTCTATTCAAGCAGTTTATGTACCTGCGGACGATTTGACCGATCCTGCTCCGGCCACGACCTTTGCACATTTAGATGCTACTACCGTACTATCAAGAGGATTAGCTGCCAAGGGTATCTATCCAGCAGTAGATCCTTTAGATTCAACATCAACTATGCTCCAACCTCGTATCGTCGGTGAAGAACATTATGAAACTGCGCAAAGGGTTAAAGAAACTTTACAACGTTACAAAGAACTTCAAGACATTATAGCTATCCTTGGGTTGGACGAATTATCCGAAGACGATCGCTTAACCGTAGCAAGAGCACGAAAAATTGAGCGTTTCTTATCACAACCCTTTTTCGTAGCAGAAGTATTTACCGGTTCCCCAGGAAAATATGTTGGTCTAGCAGAAACAATTAGAGGGTTTAAATTGATCCTTTCTGGAGAATTAGACGGCCTTCCTGAGCAGGCCTTTTATTTGGTAGGTAACATCGATGAAGCTACTGCGAAAGCTACGACCTTAGGAACTTAG
- the ndhJ gene encoding NADH-plastoquinone oxidoreductase subunit J, which translates to MQGRLSAWLVKHGLVHRSLGFDYQGIETLQIKPEDWHSIAVILYVYGYNYLRSQCAYDVAPGGLLASVYHLTRIEYGIDQPEEVCIKVFASRRNPRIPSVFWVWKSADFQERESYDMLGILYDNHPRLKRILMPESWIGWPLRKDYIAPNFYEIQDAH; encoded by the coding sequence ATGCAGGGTCGTTTGTCTGCTTGGTTAGTCAAACATGGGTTAGTTCATAGATCTTTGGGCTTCGATTACCAAGGAATAGAAACTTTACAAATAAAACCCGAGGATTGGCATTCGATTGCTGTCATTTTATATGTATATGGTTACAATTATCTACGTTCCCAATGTGCTTATGATGTAGCACCAGGCGGACTGTTAGCTAGTGTCTATCATCTTACGAGAATAGAGTATGGTATAGATCAACCGGAAGAGGTATGCATAAAAGTATTTGCCTCACGGAGGAATCCTAGAATTCCGTCTGTTTTCTGGGTTTGGAAAAGTGCGGATTTTCAAGAAAGGGAATCCTATGATATGCTGGGAATCCTTTATGATAATCATCCACGCCTGAAACGTATCTTAATGCCTGAAAGTTGGATAGGATGGCCTTTACGTAAGGATTATATTGCCCCTAATTTTTATGAAATACAAGATGCTCATTGA